In Dermacentor silvarum isolate Dsil-2018 chromosome 2, BIME_Dsil_1.4, whole genome shotgun sequence, the following proteins share a genomic window:
- the LOC119439995 gene encoding putative nuclease HARBI1 has protein sequence MAACYDDSFSEFVDFVNRAKEMDNEAYSFVRPLQRNLRDRQNPMEFYSDQEFLARYRFSKATVLELLTMLPLHQNTDGRGCPVPPLLQLLVTLRFYGAGTFQIVSGDLVNVSQPTVSRVVTRVSKMIAATLFPALVKFPDAGKMHEVMHQFYIKAKFPRVTGCIDCTHVRIKSPGGDDAEVFRNRKGYFSFNVQAITGPELQFFDLVASWPGSAHDSRIFDNSNARVRYEEGDVPGVLLGDMGYACRPYLMTPLKDPGGKDSPEYRYNKSQIRTRNSVERAFGIWKRRFPCLDMKLQIETTTSVIVITACAALHNFGRNRPSDELPPDTCNVQQPSPASQAQGPQPVDSASGFRTRARIIQQYFS, from the exons atggcggcgtgCTACGACGACAGCTTCAGCGAGTTCGTCGATTTTGTAAACCGTGCAAAAGAAATGGACAACGAAGCGTATAGTTTTGTGCGGCCGTTGCAGCGGAACCTTAGGGATCGCCAGAATCCCATGGAGTTTTACAGTGACCAGGAGTTTTTAGCCAGGTACCGCTTCTCAAAAGCTACTGTGCTCGAACTACTGACCATGTTGCCGCTGCATCAGAACACGGACGGACGTGGTTGCCCTGTGCCACCGCTGTTGCAACTGCTGGTGACACTTCGTTTCTACGGCGCGGGAACTTTTCAGATTGTCTCAGGCGACCTAGTTAATGTGTCGCAGCCAACCGTTTCCCGTGTTGTCACACGGGTGTCAAAAATGATTGCCGCAACGCTGTTCCCTGCGCTTGTGAAGTTCCCCGACGCGGGGAAAATGCATGAGGTCATGCACCAATTCTACATCAAGGCAAAGTTTCCGAGGGTGACTGGTTGCATTGATTGCACCCACGTGCGTATTAAAAGTCCAGGCGGAGACGACGCCGAGGTATTCCGCAACAGGAAAGGATATTTCTCCTTCAATGTGCAG GCAATCACAGGACCTGAACTCCAATTTTTTGATTTAGTTGCAAGCTGGCCGGGCTCTGCACATGACAGCAGGATTTTTGACAACAGCAATGCGAGAGTACGTTATGAGGAAGGGGATGTACCTGGCGTACTCCTCGGCGACATGGGGTATGCTTGCCGGCCATACCTTATGACGCCGCTAAAAGATCCTGGAGGCAAAGACAGCCCGGAGTACAG GTATAACAAATCCCAAATCCggaccaggaacagcgtcgaaaGGGCTTTCGGCATCTGGAAAAGAAGATTTCCATGTCTTGATATGAAGCTACAAATAGAAACAACAACTTCTGTCATTGTCATCACGGCATGTGCAGCTCTGCACAACTTTGGCCGGAACCGTCCAAGTGATGAACTGCCTCCAGACACATGCAATGTTCAGCAGCCTTCCCCAGCTTCACAAGCTCAAGGACCACAGCCCGTTGACTCGGCGAGCGGCTTCAGAACACGAGCACGCATTATTCAGCAATATTTTTCCTAA